In Lachnospiraceae bacterium, one DNA window encodes the following:
- the mgsA gene encoding methylglyoxal synthase: MTIGLIAHDAKKKLMQNFCIAYRGILSKHTLYATGTTGRLIEEVANLNIHKYLAGHLGGTQQMAAQIEHNQMDLVIFLRDPLTPKTHEPDVNDVVRLCDTYNIPLATNLATAELLIKALDRGDMEWREVVR, from the coding sequence ATGACAATAGGTCTGATCGCACATGACGCAAAGAAAAAACTGATGCAGAATTTCTGTATCGCCTACAGAGGCATCTTAAGCAAACACACATTGTATGCAACCGGAACCACAGGAAGACTGATCGAAGAGGTTGCCAACTTAAATATCCACAAATATCTGGCTGGTCATTTAGGCGGAACCCAGCAGATGGCTGCCCAGATCGAGCATAATCAGATGGATCTTGTTATTTTCCTGCGTGATCCGCTGACACCAAAAACTCATGAACCGGATGTAAACGATGTAGTCCGCCTCTGCGACACCTACAACATCCCATTAGCTACCAACCTGGCAACTGCAGAACTTCTGATCAAGGCTCTTGACAGAGGCGATATGGAGTGGAGAGAGGTAGTAAGATAA
- a CDS encoding septum site-determining protein MinC, whose amino-acid sequence MQDGIVIKSSKAGMTVILNPDMPFAELLASVAKKFGDSARFWGSAQMTLTLEGRSLTPEEEFQIVNTITENSQLQILCLLDTDGERNDRCEKALNEKLMELSAQTGQFYRGTLKRGDTLESEASIVIIGDVEHGARVTAKGNVIILGELKGSVTAGAAGNDQAVILAFSMSPLQLRIADHTSRFNEKNRRLGKGTMMASVEEGELKVFPLKKPFLSSLLDI is encoded by the coding sequence ATGCAGGATGGAATCGTGATCAAAAGCAGCAAAGCAGGTATGACGGTGATCCTAAATCCGGACATGCCCTTTGCTGAACTTCTCGCCAGCGTGGCAAAAAAGTTTGGGGACAGCGCCCGTTTCTGGGGCAGTGCCCAGATGACACTTACCTTAGAAGGGCGGTCTCTTACACCAGAAGAAGAATTTCAGATCGTAAATACTATCACAGAAAATTCCCAGCTTCAGATCCTCTGTCTGTTAGATACAGACGGGGAACGAAATGACCGCTGCGAAAAAGCACTAAATGAAAAATTAATGGAATTAAGCGCACAAACCGGCCAGTTTTACCGTGGAACCTTAAAAAGAGGTGACACTTTAGAATCCGAAGCCAGCATTGTGATCATCGGTGATGTAGAACATGGAGCCCGGGTCACTGCAAAGGGAAATGTGATCATTTTAGGAGAATTAAAGGGAAGCGTCACAGCCGGGGCAGCAGGAAATGACCAGGCTGTGATCCTTGCATTTTCCATGTCTCCGCTGCAGCTACGCATCGCAGATCATACCAGCCGTTTTAATGAGAAAAACCGCCGTCTTGGAAAAGGAACGATGATGGCATCTGTAGAAGAGGGTGAATTAAAAGTATTTCCTCTGAAAAAACCTTTTCTTAGCAGTCTACTGGATATATAG
- a CDS encoding DUF4321 domain-containing protein produces the protein MGRKNFWILLIMLLAGIVLGGFMGQLANGISWLSWLNFGQSFGLDSPLVINFGILVITLGLTIKITMASIIGIAIALIIYRMI, from the coding sequence ATGGGACGTAAGAATTTCTGGATTCTTCTGATCATGTTGCTTGCAGGCATTGTATTAGGAGGCTTTATGGGTCAGCTGGCCAATGGCATTTCATGGCTTAGCTGGCTGAATTTTGGCCAGTCTTTTGGTCTTGATTCACCTTTAGTCATCAACTTTGGCATACTTGTCATCACTTTGGGACTTACCATCAAGATCACCATGGCCAGCATCATCGGTATTGCCATTGCCCTTATCATTTACCGTATGATCTAG
- the mreC gene encoding rod shape-determining protein MreC, which produces MESKRSKYILAGLTAFCILLIGITSLKDGIMEPLRTGVGYFLIPIQSGVNKVGTGLYNEITDYGKLKKALAENESLKDQVALLTEENNRLQAEQFELNRLRQLYQLDQQYMQYNKIGARVIARDSEKWFQVFRINKGSADGIAVDMNVVADGGLVGLVTDVGANYATVRSIIDDSSRVGAMSLDSSYNCIVAGDLTLYEQGRLKLTDFSRDAVLRNGDQIITSNISTKYLPGILIGYAVDVSIDPDHLTQSGYLIPAADFDNLQEVLILTDLKNSNNEEAGQ; this is translated from the coding sequence ATGGAATCAAAACGCAGCAAATATATACTGGCAGGTCTTACAGCCTTCTGTATCCTGCTCATTGGTATCACATCTTTAAAAGACGGCATTATGGAGCCTCTGCGCACCGGTGTAGGTTATTTTCTAATCCCCATCCAGTCTGGCGTCAACAAGGTAGGTACCGGGCTCTACAATGAGATCACCGATTACGGAAAATTAAAGAAAGCTTTAGCAGAAAACGAATCTTTAAAAGACCAGGTGGCACTTCTCACAGAAGAAAACAACAGGCTTCAGGCAGAACAGTTTGAGTTAAACCGTCTTCGTCAGCTTTATCAGTTAGACCAGCAATATATGCAGTATAATAAAATCGGTGCCAGAGTCATTGCCAGGGATTCTGAAAAATGGTTCCAGGTATTCCGCATTAATAAAGGCTCTGCAGACGGGATAGCTGTGGATATGAACGTAGTAGCAGACGGCGGTCTGGTAGGCCTTGTTACTGACGTAGGCGCCAATTATGCCACAGTCCGTTCTATTATTGATGACTCCAGCCGTGTAGGCGCTATGTCCCTTGATTCTTCCTATAACTGTATCGTTGCAGGTGATCTTACCCTTTATGAGCAGGGAAGACTGAAGCTGACTGATTTTTCAAGGGATGCCGTCCTTAGAAACGGAGACCAGATCATTACTTCCAATATCAGTACTAAATATCTGCCCGGCATTCTCATCGGTTATGCAGTAGATGTGTCCATTGATCCGGATCACCTGACCCAGTCAGGTTATCTGATCCCGGCAGCTGATTTTGACAATCTTCAGGAAGTACTGATACTCACAGATCTGAAAAACAGTAATAATGAGGAGGCTGGACAGTGA
- the radC gene encoding DNA repair protein RadC: MKKKIQTTEKNVQKLTMKQLPKEDRPYEKCLTQGARFLTDEELLAVIIRTGSKDATSLELARSILALEGHGTRLLGLLHHSLKDYCRIKGIGMVKGAQLMCIGELSRRIWNYKTKETVLSFTQPEQIAEYYMEDLRHLEQEEIHVMFLNTKQNLLRDFLVSKGTVNASVITPREILIEGLRSLAVSMILVHNHPSGDPSPSESDLLLTRRVKEAGDVIGISLLDHIIIGDKRYLSFRQQQIM, encoded by the coding sequence ATGAAAAAAAAGATCCAAACAACAGAAAAAAATGTACAGAAACTGACCATGAAACAGCTGCCCAAAGAGGACAGGCCTTATGAAAAATGCCTGACACAGGGAGCCAGGTTCCTTACAGATGAAGAGCTTTTAGCAGTGATCATCCGTACTGGTTCCAAAGATGCCACATCTTTGGAACTGGCCAGAAGCATACTTGCTTTAGAAGGTCATGGCACCCGTCTTTTAGGACTTTTACATCATTCCCTGAAAGATTACTGCCGTATCAAAGGCATTGGAATGGTAAAAGGTGCCCAGCTTATGTGTATCGGGGAACTTTCCCGGCGCATCTGGAATTATAAGACCAAAGAAACCGTTCTTTCTTTCACCCAGCCAGAGCAGATCGCCGAATATTATATGGAAGATCTGCGGCATTTAGAACAGGAAGAGATCCACGTTATGTTCTTAAATACCAAACAGAACCTTTTACGTGATTTTTTGGTATCTAAAGGCACAGTTAATGCTTCTGTGATCACTCCAAGAGAGATCCTCATTGAGGGTCTTCGCAGTCTTGCAGTGAGTATGATCCTGGTCCACAACCACCCCAGCGGTGATCCATCTCCCAGTGAATCGGATCTGCTTTTAACACGCCGGGTAAAAGAAGCAGGAGATGTAATAGGGATCTCCCTTCTGGACCATATTATTATTGGAGATAAACGTTATCTAAGTTTCAGACAACAGCAGATCATGTAA
- the minD gene encoding septum site-determining protein MinD: MSEVIVITSGKGGVGKTTTSANVGTGLAVLGKKVVLIDTDIGLRNLDVVMGLENRIVYNLVDVAEGNCRMKQALIRDKRYPNLYLLPAAQTRDKSAVTPEQMIKLTDDLKDDFDYILLDCPAGIEQGFYNAIAGADRALVVTTPEVSAIRDADRIIGLLEHAQIGSVDLIVNRIRADMVRRGDMMSLTDVQDILAVNMIGAIPDDENIVISTNQGEPLVGMGSAAGQAYLNVCRRLLGQNVPMESPGETTGILAKLSRILRRA; encoded by the coding sequence ATGAGTGAAGTCATTGTGATCACTTCTGGAAAAGGCGGGGTAGGAAAGACCACTACTTCTGCAAATGTAGGAACAGGACTGGCAGTCCTTGGAAAAAAGGTCGTACTCATCGATACTGATATCGGCCTGAGAAACCTGGACGTTGTCATGGGACTGGAAAACCGCATTGTCTATAATCTGGTAGATGTTGCAGAAGGAAACTGCCGTATGAAGCAGGCCCTGATAAGAGACAAAAGATATCCAAACCTTTACCTTCTGCCCGCAGCACAGACACGGGATAAATCCGCTGTGACGCCGGAGCAGATGATCAAACTCACCGATGACTTAAAGGACGATTTTGATTATATATTGTTAGATTGTCCCGCAGGCATCGAACAAGGGTTTTACAATGCTATTGCCGGTGCAGACCGTGCACTGGTAGTCACCACACCGGAAGTTTCTGCCATCCGGGATGCAGACCGCATCATCGGTCTGTTAGAACATGCCCAGATTGGAAGTGTTGATCTGATCGTAAACAGGATACGTGCTGATATGGTACGCCGTGGAGATATGATGTCCCTGACAGACGTACAGGATATCCTGGCTGTAAATATGATCGGTGCCATACCAGATGACGAAAATATCGTTATCTCCACCAATCAGGGGGAACCTTTGGTAGGTATGGGTTCTGCTGCTGGACAGGCTTACTTAAATGTATGCCGCCGTCTTTTGGGACAGAATGTACCTATGGAATCTCCCGGAGAGACCACAGGCATCCTGGCAAAGCTGTCCAGGATACTAAGAAGGGCATAA
- a CDS encoding penicillin-binding transpeptidase domain-containing protein — MFDELLEVTREFLKKLITSRLFALAVIFTLMFTGLICKLFRMQILDGSSYQESYMQRTEKLVTTPGTRGNIYDHNGNLLAYNQLAYAVAIQDLGDYPKAVDRNAMIYRLVSILERRGEKIDGKFEIALDENGQMYFTSTSNAAKKRFLLNFYGISSQQLDDDTGKYPSDITAREAFELKKGATRQGYKLTDMKDADGNPVELSDQTALDMINIIYTMELTRFQKYESTTVATNISQETMTEINENAADLKGVSIEQSSIRVYNDSLYFAPIIGYTGKVQEDQIHNLNENWRASQNTASSESADEVEKYDLNDIVGRIGIEKSMELELQGEKGYTRMYVDNMGRPREIIEQQDAQAGNDIYLTIDRDLQIATYNLVEQQLAGIITKFLVNEDIDPATIKDGSKKPIPVKNAYYQLINNNVLSLDAMAAENASDIEKQIYRAYTASRDQILTNIRNELLSDHASNMNDLPKDMASYMNYIYSFLSSDSCGIVLLDKIDQNSAPYQSWKAGTISLRNYIYSGIAASWVDTTKLDSTSKYSNADDIYIQLVDYIITRLQDDKSFTKRMFRYLINDNVIPGNWLCLALFSQGVLKDDPQARAGLAMGDSAYTYNFIKSKISNLELTPAQLALDPCTAGCVVTDVRTGEIRALVSYPSYDNNRMSGSVDAAYFAKLQSDMSNPLYNNATQAIKAPGSTFKPITAIAALEEGAISLTDTIDCTGVYDQANPPINCWIFPGRHGTEDIIAGIQNSCNVVFAELGHRLSMTADGTYSPEKGLSTIRKYASMFGLDHTSGVELPETEPHLTTEDPERSAMGQGTNSYNNVQLSRYISAVANRGTVFELSLLDKLTDSDGNLITDYTPAVSSHVDAADSTWNAVQAGIRRVVTDGSAKSVFAGSPVEVAGKTGTAQEDRSRANHAFFVSFAPYSNPEVAVTVNIPYGYAGTNAATLGKKVYEYYYGYTTLEQVLGSGASSVSNVTVGD; from the coding sequence TTGTTTGATGAATTGCTGGAAGTAACCAGGGAATTTCTTAAAAAACTTATTACATCGCGCCTTTTTGCCCTGGCAGTTATATTTACCCTCATGTTTACCGGTCTAATCTGCAAACTGTTCCGCATGCAGATCCTGGATGGAAGCTCCTATCAGGAAAGCTATATGCAGCGTACGGAAAAGCTGGTGACTACTCCCGGCACAAGGGGCAATATTTATGACCACAATGGAAATCTGCTGGCTTATAACCAACTGGCCTACGCAGTTGCCATTCAGGATCTGGGCGATTATCCAAAAGCAGTTGACCGGAATGCCATGATTTACCGTCTTGTAAGCATTTTGGAGCGCAGGGGAGAGAAGATCGACGGCAAATTTGAGATAGCACTGGATGAGAACGGGCAGATGTATTTTACCAGTACCTCCAATGCTGCAAAAAAGCGTTTTTTATTGAACTTTTATGGCATTTCTTCCCAGCAGTTAGATGATGATACTGGAAAATATCCTTCAGATATAACTGCAAGAGAAGCCTTTGAGTTAAAAAAAGGAGCTACACGTCAGGGGTATAAGCTGACAGATATGAAAGATGCTGACGGAAATCCTGTGGAACTATCCGACCAGACAGCCCTTGACATGATCAATATCATCTATACCATGGAGCTGACCCGGTTCCAGAAATATGAAAGTACTACAGTGGCTACCAATATCAGCCAGGAGACAATGACTGAGATCAATGAGAATGCTGCTGACCTAAAAGGTGTTTCCATTGAACAGTCCTCTATCCGTGTATACAATGACAGCCTTTATTTTGCCCCTATCATTGGCTACACCGGTAAAGTACAGGAAGACCAGATCCACAATTTAAATGAAAACTGGCGGGCTTCCCAGAACACTGCCAGCTCTGAATCAGCAGATGAAGTAGAAAAATATGACTTAAATGATATTGTAGGGCGTATTGGCATCGAAAAATCCATGGAGCTGGAGCTTCAGGGTGAAAAAGGCTATACCCGCATGTATGTAGACAATATGGGACGTCCAAGGGAGATCATTGAACAACAGGATGCCCAGGCTGGAAATGATATTTACCTGACCATTGACCGTGATCTGCAGATTGCCACTTACAATCTGGTAGAACAGCAGTTAGCCGGCATTATCACCAAATTCCTTGTAAATGAAGATATTGACCCGGCAACTATAAAAGATGGTTCTAAAAAACCAATCCCTGTAAAAAATGCTTACTATCAGCTGATCAACAATAATGTCCTTTCCTTAGATGCCATGGCAGCAGAAAATGCTTCTGATATTGAAAAACAGATCTACCGGGCATACACAGCTTCCAGAGACCAGATCCTTACCAATATACGGAATGAGCTTTTAAGTGATCACGCTTCTAATATGAATGATCTGCCAAAGGATATGGCAAGCTACATGAACTATATCTACAGCTTTTTATCTTCCGACAGCTGCGGCATCGTCCTGCTGGATAAGATCGACCAGAATTCTGCCCCGTATCAATCCTGGAAGGCCGGTACTATAAGTCTGCGGAATTATATTTACAGCGGTATTGCAGCCAGCTGGGTAGATACTACAAAATTAGACTCCACCAGTAAATATTCCAATGCCGACGATATTTACATTCAGCTGGTAGATTATATCATTACCAGGCTTCAGGATGATAAGAGCTTTACCAAACGTATGTTCCGTTACCTGATCAATGATAATGTGATCCCGGGAAACTGGTTGTGCCTGGCTCTTTTCTCCCAGGGTGTACTAAAGGACGATCCACAGGCAAGAGCAGGGCTAGCTATGGGAGACAGTGCTTATACCTACAATTTTATTAAAAGCAAAATATCCAACCTGGAACTGACACCGGCCCAGTTAGCACTGGATCCCTGTACTGCCGGCTGTGTTGTGACCGATGTACGCACTGGTGAGATCCGCGCCCTGGTTTCCTATCCAAGTTATGATAACAACCGTATGTCTGGAAGCGTAGATGCAGCTTACTTTGCAAAACTGCAAAGTGATATGTCCAATCCGCTTTACAATAATGCCACCCAGGCGATCAAGGCTCCTGGTTCTACTTTTAAACCCATTACAGCCATTGCGGCACTGGAAGAAGGTGCTATCTCTTTAACAGATACCATTGACTGTACCGGTGTTTATGATCAGGCCAATCCGCCTATCAACTGCTGGATATTCCCGGGAAGACATGGAACAGAAGATATCATAGCCGGTATCCAGAATTCCTGTAACGTAGTATTTGCAGAACTTGGACATCGTCTTAGTATGACTGCTGACGGCACCTATTCTCCTGAAAAGGGTCTTTCTACGATCCGCAAATATGCCAGTATGTTTGGCTTGGACCACACTTCCGGTGTAGAGCTTCCAGAAACAGAGCCTCATCTTACCACAGAGGACCCGGAACGTTCTGCTATGGGCCAGGGAACTAACTCCTATAACAATGTACAGCTGTCCCGTTACATTTCAGCCGTTGCCAACCGTGGAACGGTATTTGAATTAAGCTTACTTGATAAACTGACTGACTCCGATGGAAATCTGATCACAGATTATACACCGGCAGTCAGCTCCCATGTAGATGCAGCAGACAGTACCTGGAATGCAGTCCAGGCTGGTATCCGCCGCGTTGTTACTGATGGTTCTGCAAAATCCGTTTTTGCCGGAAGCCCGGTAGAAGTTGCCGGAAAAACCGGTACTGCCCAGGAAGACCGAAGCCGCGCAAACCATGCGTTCTTCGTTTCCTTTGCTCCATACAGCAATCCGGAAGTCGCAGTGACAGTAAATATCCCTTATGGATATGCTGGAACCAATGCAGCTACACTTGGCAAAAAAGTTTATGAGTATTACTATGGTTATACCACGCTGGAACAGGTTTTAGGTTCCGGAGCTTCCAGCGTATCCAATGTGACTGTTGGAGATTAA
- the mreD gene encoding rod shape-determining protein MreD, with translation MNNGKVKQILLNILLILLAFTVQNCVFPLLPFLAATPNLLLILTFSFGFIHGRNAGMFYGILSGLLLDLFYSGPFGFYTLIYVYIGYFNGIFTRYYYEDYITLPLILSVVNGLWYSLYIYIFRFLIRGRLNLPYYFIKIMLPEIIFTAVTTLLVYRLFLSASRRLEDIGKRRDTTIV, from the coding sequence GTGAACAACGGAAAAGTCAAACAGATCTTATTAAATATCTTATTGATCCTTCTGGCCTTTACTGTACAGAACTGTGTATTCCCCCTGCTGCCATTTCTGGCAGCAACGCCTAACCTGCTTTTGATCCTCACTTTTTCCTTTGGTTTTATCCACGGACGGAATGCAGGCATGTTTTATGGTATTTTGTCAGGTCTGCTGCTGGATCTTTTCTACAGCGGGCCTTTCGGTTTTTATACACTGATCTACGTCTATATCGGCTATTTCAACGGTATTTTTACCAGATATTATTACGAAGACTATATTACACTGCCTCTGATCTTAAGCGTTGTAAACGGTCTTTGGTACAGTCTGTATATTTATATATTTCGATTCCTGATCCGAGGGCGTCTAAATCTGCCTTATTATTTTATCAAGATCATGCTGCCGGAGATCATATTTACAGCTGTGACCACCCTGTTAGTATACCGTCTGTTCCTTTCAGCCAGCAGACGGCTGGAAGATATTGGAAAAAGGAGAGATACCACCATTGTTTGA
- a CDS encoding rod shape-determining protein RodA has product MFFDYDFRNYNFRLMTYMIALNVIGVLVVRSATNKDPDFVTKQMLGVLVGLAIAIVLSLIDYHKILNLTAIIYLLCVASLVAVLIWGRSVNNAKRWIEVPVLGQLQPSEFVKIGLIITFSWYFMKNQEKINNVSTVAVAAALFAVPAMLIFEQPNLSTCLVTLVIVLGIVFSAGISYRWIVGVLSVTIPMVGACVYLLLHGLIPFIKEYQAGRILAWFYPDKYGEARYQQNNSIIAIGSGQLKGKGLFNTTIASVKNGNFLSEEQTDFIFAVIGEELGFIGCVIVIILFLLIVYECLMMAARAKDLAGRLICTGMATLIAFQGFANIAVATGIFPNTGLPLPFISYGSSSLISIFIGMGLVLNAGLQRVPRHY; this is encoded by the coding sequence ATGTTTTTTGACTACGATTTTAGAAACTACAATTTTCGTCTGATGACCTATATGATCGCCTTAAATGTGATCGGCGTTTTGGTAGTCCGAAGTGCTACCAACAAAGATCCTGATTTTGTCACCAAGCAGATGTTAGGCGTTTTAGTAGGTCTTGCGATCGCTATCGTTCTTTCACTGATCGACTACCACAAAATATTAAATCTGACTGCCATTATCTACCTTTTATGTGTAGCCAGTCTGGTAGCCGTTCTTATATGGGGACGTTCTGTTAATAATGCAAAGCGCTGGATCGAAGTACCTGTTTTAGGACAGCTCCAGCCCTCTGAATTTGTAAAAATTGGTCTGATCATTACTTTTTCCTGGTATTTTATGAAAAATCAGGAAAAAATAAATAATGTAAGCACCGTTGCTGTTGCAGCAGCGCTTTTCGCAGTTCCGGCTATGCTCATTTTTGAGCAGCCAAACCTGTCTACATGTCTGGTCACCTTAGTTATTGTACTGGGGATCGTATTTTCGGCAGGCATCAGTTACCGATGGATCGTCGGAGTTTTATCTGTAACCATTCCTATGGTAGGAGCCTGTGTTTACCTGCTCCTGCATGGCCTGATCCCGTTTATCAAGGAATACCAGGCCGGAAGGATTTTGGCCTGGTTTTATCCGGACAAATACGGAGAAGCCAGATACCAGCAGAATAACTCCATCATTGCCATTGGTTCCGGCCAGTTAAAAGGCAAGGGACTGTTTAATACAACCATTGCATCTGTTAAAAACGGCAACTTCCTTTCAGAAGAACAGACTGACTTTATCTTCGCCGTGATCGGTGAAGAGTTGGGCTTTATTGGCTGTGTTATAGTCATCATCCTGTTCCTTCTGATCGTCTACGAATGCCTGATGATGGCAGCCCGTGCAAAAGATCTGGCCGGACGGCTGATCTGTACAGGTATGGCTACATTGATCGCATTTCAGGGATTTGCCAATATTGCAGTTGCAACCGGTATTTTTCCCAATACCGGGCTTCCTCTGCCGTTTATCAGCTACGGAAGCAGTTCCCTTATCAGTATTTTTATTGGTATGGGATTAGTGCTGAATGCAGGACTTCAGAGAGTACCACGACATTATTGA
- a CDS encoding cell division topological specificity factor MinE, which produces MRLRCSKDTAKLRLTLLLLSDKAGCSPEMITAIKNDMIRVISRYMKIEKDAVRITMDAGSFSDGTICRLPVLRADIPIRSISSKGLY; this is translated from the coding sequence GTGAGGCTACGGTGTTCCAAAGATACTGCAAAGCTCCGGCTTACCCTTCTGCTTCTTTCAGATAAAGCAGGATGTTCACCGGAGATGATAACAGCAATAAAGAATGATATGATACGTGTCATTTCCAGATACATGAAGATAGAAAAAGACGCAGTGCGTATTACTATGGATGCAGGCAGCTTTTCAGATGGAACGATCTGCAGGCTGCCTGTACTGCGGGCGGATATACCTATACGGTCCATATCCAGCAAGGGGCTTTACTGA